CCTCCGTTCCGACGGTGTACGGCGAATCGCTCGTGATGCGTATTCTCGACAAGAGCACGATGATGATCGGCATTCGCCAGCTCGGGTTCCAGAAGGAACCGCTCGAGATGGTTCTCGATTCCGCCCACAAGCCGAATGGCATTCTGCTCGTCACCGGTCCGACCGGCTGCGGCAAGACGACGACCCTCTATTCCGTCCTGAACGAAGTTTTTGACTCCGGCTTGAAGTTCATCACGACCGAGGATCCGGTCGAGTATGAGCTGCCCGGCGTTGTGCAGGTTAACATCAACGCGAAGGTGAACCTGACTTTCGCGGCGTGCCTCCGCAGTATCCTGCGACAGGACCCCGACGTGATTCTCGTCGGCGAGATTCGTGACGTTGAGACGGCTGAAATCTCCATCCAGGCGGCTCTGACGGGCCACATGGTGTTCTCGACGCTTCACACGAACTCCTCAGCCGCCACGCTGACCCGCCTGATCGACATGGGCATCGAACCCTTCCTGCTGACCTCGACGCTGCGTTGCGTCGTTGGCCAGCGCCTGATCCGTACAATTTGTCCCATGTGCAAGGAGCCCTACATCCCGACGGACGAGGAACTTGAAGAGTTCGCCGTCACCCGCGAAGAGGTTCAGGACATCACCTTCTTTGCCGGCCGCGGCTGCGACGATTGCAACTTCAGCGGCTACAAGGGTCGTCTTGGTCTCTTCGAAGTCATGACGATCACCGAAGAACTCCGCGAACTGATCCTGCAGCGCGCAACAACCGACGAAATCCACGCTCTGGCCGTTCACCAGGGAATGCAGACGATGCGCAGCGATGGTTGGCTGAAGGTTTGCCTCGGCGCTACGACCTTTGAGGAAGTCGGTCGCCAGACTCCGCGCGAAAGCGAAGAGTCGGCACGTCTCGAAGCCATGTCCGCCAAGCGGTCGCTGGCACGCATCGAGGAAGCCCGCCGCAAGCGCGAAGCGGAAGACCGCATCGACGAAGAGGGAGAGGATTACCAGGAGTTTGGAATCCCGGAGGTCGTCGAGGAAGAAGTGCCACAGCAGCTTGCGGAAGAGCCCTTGGTCGAGGAGCCGATCGCTCAGGAGCCCGACTCCGACGACGAATTGATGCCCCCGCCGATGCTCGGTCTCGAGCCAACCGAGCCGAAAGAGGAGCCCGGTGGCGAGGACGCCACGAGAGTTTGAACCACGTTTCTGTGAGGGCTGGCCAGGTGCCGGCCCTCACGGATTTTTCAGGTGTTCATTGGTCGGGGTGATCGAAATCCGGGCAGACAATCGCCAGGAATGGCATTTGAGTTGACCCGGTCGTGCACCTGCGCGAACGGTCTAGTCGGAACCAGACCTGACGTCGGCCCGGGAGAAGCCGGCGACCGGAGGGCTCTGTTCCGGAGAATCCACCACCAAGCGGGGAACATCGGGAATGGGACAGGCTTCCACAGCGAACAGGAATCTCGGCGAGATCCTGCTGCGCGAAGGGCTGATTAACGAAGAGCAGTTCAATCAGGGCATGCGTGAGTATGAACTGAGCGAGCGGCCCCTGTCGCGTATCTTCGTCGAAATGGGCGCCATTACAGAGGGCGTCAAGATCGGCGTCCTGCAGAAGCGCTGCGATTGCGAGCTCGTTAGCCTGCGCGATCTATCGCCCCGAATTGACGCCGTCCAACTTGTCCCACGCCCTCTGTGTGAAAAGCACCACCTCGTGCCTCTGAAGACCGATAAAGGACGCCTCCTCGTTGCGATGGAGGATCCCACGGATATGCGCGCTCTACGCGCCCTGGAGACCGTTTCGGGTATGCCGATCGCCCCGCTGCTGGCAAAGTCCGCAGAGATTCAAGATGTCATCAGTGGGCTCCCTGAGGATAAGGAGATCGGCGAGACCGCCCCCGCCCACGGGCTTTTCTATAAGATCGCAAAGGCTGTCACTCTTCCAATCATCTGGGGGTTGCCAGTGGGCATCTTCGTCTACGCGATCTACTACGTGGAAGGCATCAGTGACATCTGGAAGGAAATGGACTTCGATTCCTTCGAGCGCGTGCTGTTCTTCCTGCTCGCCTGGAGCGCCTGGGCGATCGTCGCCTATTGGATCAACGACATCATTTTCGGTACCAGCTCTGAACAAGAGGCTTGATCGCTCTCGGCCCGGGCGGAAACACTGGCGGGGCAGGATTGGACGCTCCCTGCATCGGAGGAATATCGTGCGCGCCCCGGCTGTACAGCACCACCGCTCAAATTCCCTCACCGCCACTTCGCTTTCGAGCGTGGCCAGGCTGATTTGCATTGTCATCGTGGGATTGTCCCTCTCGGGATGTGGTATCCTTTCCCGAAACAGCGATGCGATTCCCCCGAATGCGGCAAAGATTCTGGTGCGCTATCAATGGACTGCTGCGGATGAGAAGACCCCGCCCGTGGCGTTCCACGTGTACCGCGCCGATGATGCCATCGGGCCGTTCGAATGCCTGACCTCCAATCCCATCAAGACCGGCAGCCACAAAGCCGGTGAGACGTTCATCGTCTTGAAGGATGTCGGGGTTGAGATGGGCCAGACCTACTACTACTACCTGGAACGTGTTACCCCGAGTGGCGAGCGCGCGAAGTGGACATCGGTGACGTCCGCAACGGCGCTGCTTCCGCTGGAGCCGGCGGATCACAGGGAGTATGGGAAATTGCAGGACGTGCAGCGAAAGAAGCAGCGCGGCAAGGACTCCTAACCTTCTCCCGATCCATCCGGTCAGATCAGCCGGAGAGATGATGATGACTATGACGACTCGATTCACCCGCTTCCTGATGGCAATACTGGCTCTGGCCCTGGTCGCTTCGACACCCATCGTCGTGCATGCTCAGGTGATGGACCAGAAGACGCGGGAGGAACGCATCAAGGAGCACGAAGAACGCGTCCGCAAGATCATCGAGGAACGCCGCCAGCAGCGACTGGAGCAGGAGCGTCAGCGTCAGTTGGAAGAAGTCGAGAATCGCGGCCAGCCGCAGCCGGACCAGCCGAAGCCCGAGGAACAACAGGCTGAAGAGCCCGCACAGGAAGAACCGCGTTTCGGCACCGTTCTGCTCTATGTCCTCTTCTACGAGGCAGACACGGATACCATGGAACTGGATACGGTAGTGACCGAAGGCGATCGCTTCCTTTCGGAAGTTCGTCTTCAGAACGACAACTCTGTTCCATTCGACCGTGTTCGCCTGGCGCTCAAATACGACAAGCGCTTCATCAAGCCGCTGCGCGTCTTCGACGACGAACTGCGGCCATTTCTCCAGGGCGATCCGATCTTCAAGGTTAATCAGCGCGATAGCATTCTGATTTACGATGCGAGGTTCAAGGCGCCGCGTTTTACCAAGCAGGTACCGGTGCTCAAGATCGTCTGGGAAGCGATTCGTCCAACCGAACACACGGGTTTGGATTTCGAGTTCGCTTCCGGGGAAACCGAGCAGGCTATTCACACCGGCGTTTATCAATCCGACCGCAATATCCTCGGCGACGAATCCGATCCCCTCGATGGGGTCCTTGGCGGCTCTGTGCTTGTGATGCGCAAGCCGTCGGACAATGCGCTGAGCTCGAAGACGGAGATTCTGCAGGGCAAGAAGGAAGAGCTGCGCGAGCTCTACCTTGGCAGCGTCGGCGCGAACCAGCAGGCCGGCATTGCACTTGAGGGGCCGAGCAAACCGATTGTCGTCGGCGAGACTTTTGATGTCGACGTCGTCTTGAATAATCCCGATGGGGCGATCATCGACACACTACGCTTCTTCATCCATTTCAATCCCGACCTCCTGGAAGTCGTCGATTCAGACAAAGGCAATTGGATCAAGCGTGGCATCAACGTTCTCGACGGTCCCTTCCGCAGCGACTACCCGTTCGATTTCCACAAGCGCAACGAAGCGGACAACGTGCGCGGCCTGATCAACTACTCGATGGCCCTTGGCGACAGTCTCGCGCTGCCGACAGGGACTTTCGCGCGGATTCGTTTCCGCGCACGCCAGCCAATCGAGGATACGACCATCAGCCTGATTCGCACGCGTCAGGGGGCCGGCGCATTGACGGCGATCCAGAACTTCGGTTTTGACCTGTTCACGCCGGACCCGGAACTCAGCGTGCCGGACATCACGGTCGCCATTTCTGCGGAGCCGATGGACGCGGAGGTTGCATCCGCCGGCGAAGGCGAAGTTGCCCCGGAAGAGCCCGTCGATCCCTCGCAGGCCAGCGGCATGGAATTCCAAAGCATGATCCCTGGCGCTCGCTGAGAGTCGCCGCTTTGTCGGACCAAACGGGCTTGCTTCCCATCTCCGTGCCCCGCCATTGTCGCGCGCAGGAGATTCTCGGATGCGATTCACTCTGCCGGTCCTGATTCTAGTCCTTTTGCTTGCCGGGTGCTCGGCGCCGAAAATGCACTTCGGTGCGCCCCCGGATTATCCCGCGCTCGATCCCAAGCGACCCTTCGACCATTTGCTTCTCGATGAAGTCCTGGCCGGCGTCGTGGATCCGATCGATGGACGAGTCGACTACGAGCTGCTCGAAGACGTCTACCTGGCGGACATCGACGCGTACCTTGCGGCCGCAGGCGATGCCCCGGCCGATCGCTGGAGCGTTGGCGACCAGAAAACCTTCTGGATCAATGTTCACAACGCGGCCGTGCTTCGACTGATCATGAACGAATGGCCCATGCGGGACCTGGCCGCGACCGGGACGATGTTCCATGGCGATCTGCTCGACAGCAGACTCTGGCTGGCCGGCCAGTGGCGTTCCCCCCGCGATATCGAGGCGCTCGTCCTGCGGCGATTCGGCGACCCGCGCGCGTTCTTCGCCATGAGTTGCGGAACGATGGATAGCCCCGTCCTGCGAAACGAGGCCTATCACGTCGAGACGATCGACATCCGATTGAACCTGGCGGCTGATGAATTCCTGCACCGGCCCGACGCCATTCGGCTTGAGCACAATCGCAACGGCGGCACGGCCGTGCTTTCCAGCTACTTCCAGCAGCATCGCGAAGCATTTGCCGCAAAGGGCCAATCGCTGCTGGAAGGTCTTGCCCGATACCGCCCCGATCTGCTTCCCTTCAAGGATTACGCGATCGAATTCCGCGCTTCCGACGGAACGATCCGGGCCACCGACCTGCCCCCGGCGGCGAACGATTGAGAGGATGACACCGTGAAGATTGCCTTTGCCAGCGACCATGCGGGCTTTGCCCTGAAGCAGAAACTGATGGAGACCGTCCGCCAGATGGGTCACGAGCCTGTCGACTTTGGCTGCCGTTCAGCCGATTCTGTGGACCTGTCGGATTTTGTTGCTCCTGCGGCGGAAGCCATCGGATGCGGCCAGTGCGCCCGCGGTGTCTTCGTCGATGGCGCCGGTTATCCGAGCGGCATGATCGCCAACATGCATCACGGAGTCTTCGCTGCCGTCGCGAACGATCTGGTCAGCGCACGCCTCTCGCGCGAGCACTCCGCTGCGAACGTAGTTTGCCTCGGCGCGATGGTCGTCGGCGAACTGATGGCGAAGGAAATCGTCACGACGTTTCTCTCGACCGAACCGTTGGGAGGCAAGTACGCCGTCCGCGTTGAGAAGGTAAAAGCCATCGGCGAGAAGAAGCGCGTTGGTCCGCTTTATCGCACGCGCGAAGTTCTCACCGTTCAGGACCTCCGCGAAGCCATCGAGGAAAAACAGCCGCTGGTTCTCGACCAGCGCACCGTCATTACTCCCAGTGTGCTGGACGCCGTGCGCGCCATGCGCCCGTAACGGCGGGAGGCGCTCGCTTTGAGCATTGCCCGCAAGAGCACTGTCGACGCGACATCCCAGGTTGCCGTCATTTTCCTCAGCCTTGTGGCGGGCATCTTCGTCAGTCGCATCCTCGGCAGCGAAGGCCGCGGCCCCTACATGCTCGCGACAAGCCTGGCGAACGCCACGCTGATCAATCTCTCGAATCTCGGCATCGGCCTCTCCAGCCAGGTCCTTGTGGCGAAGACCCGCGAACGCCTCGGGCAGCTTCACACGATTGTCGTCGCGGCCTGTTTGCTCATAGGTGGATTTGTTGCGGCGCTCCTGATCGGAGCTGCCCCCTGGGTGCAGGCTTCCTTGCTGAAGGGAATCCCCTCCGACCATCTGCTGATCGTTGCCGCGACATTCCCGTTCGTCCTATACCACGTTGCATGGCGCGGACTGATTATCGGGCTCGGCGCGATCAAGCAGCGCGCGCTGTTTGAGGTCGCCTACGGATTTCTGCAGAGTTCCGCCATCATCGTCATTCTGCTGGGAGTCGGTGGAATGCCGATTCTTCCTCTGATCATTGCCTACTATGGCATTGCGATGATTGGTACGGTGACGATGATGACCGTTCTGTCGCGCCAGGGTCGGCTCTTCGCCCGGCCCGACTGGAAACTCGCGCGCGAGCTGATCGGTTACGGCAAGTGGG
This genomic window from bacterium contains:
- a CDS encoding DUF547 domain-containing protein, translated to MRFTLPVLILVLLLAGCSAPKMHFGAPPDYPALDPKRPFDHLLLDEVLAGVVDPIDGRVDYELLEDVYLADIDAYLAAAGDAPADRWSVGDQKTFWINVHNAAVLRLIMNEWPMRDLAATGTMFHGDLLDSRLWLAGQWRSPRDIEALVLRRFGDPRAFFAMSCGTMDSPVLRNEAYHVETIDIRLNLAADEFLHRPDAIRLEHNRNGGTAVLSSYFQQHREAFAAKGQSLLEGLARYRPDLLPFKDYAIEFRASDGTIRATDLPPAAND
- a CDS encoding GspE/PulE family protein codes for the protein MSSQDPYSDARKKMELLIKLEEATTPEGAGRGRGGVGPRGESATRIGKPGAIRGDAQRRTSTGTWQQQAGVPTDPDEEAARIGQGPAPSPAQFTSGEFDIATELSEGDMVRALTEKVGLPYADIGDFELDGEEGERVRSYIPSQTARERRIYPLKEETKPGRRPVLTVAISDPLNITIVDDLRLLLPEHDIEAVVINEDDIVEAIDRFYGVGDETLDNVIDSLGEEEDDEDSGLLSSGNELEIDLEKLANDPPVIKLVNLLLIQAIQDRASDLHIEPFAGSLRIRYRVDGVLREIPSPPKSLQLGLISRLKVMGGMNISETRAPQDGRIRISISGKEVDLRCSSVPTVYGESLVMRILDKSTMMIGIRQLGFQKEPLEMVLDSAHKPNGILLVTGPTGCGKTTTLYSVLNEVFDSGLKFITTEDPVEYELPGVVQVNINAKVNLTFAACLRSILRQDPDVILVGEIRDVETAEISIQAALTGHMVFSTLHTNSSAATLTRLIDMGIEPFLLTSTLRCVVGQRLIRTICPMCKEPYIPTDEELEEFAVTREEVQDITFFAGRGCDDCNFSGYKGRLGLFEVMTITEELRELILQRATTDEIHALAVHQGMQTMRSDGWLKVCLGATTFEEVGRQTPRESEESARLEAMSAKRSLARIEEARRKREAEDRIDEEGEDYQEFGIPEVVEEEVPQQLAEEPLVEEPIAQEPDSDDELMPPPMLGLEPTEPKEEPGGEDATRV
- a CDS encoding RpiB/LacA/LacB family sugar-phosphate isomerase encodes the protein MKIAFASDHAGFALKQKLMETVRQMGHEPVDFGCRSADSVDLSDFVAPAAEAIGCGQCARGVFVDGAGYPSGMIANMHHGVFAAVANDLVSARLSREHSAANVVCLGAMVVGELMAKEIVTTFLSTEPLGGKYAVRVEKVKAIGEKKRVGPLYRTREVLTVQDLREAIEEKQPLVLDQRTVITPSVLDAVRAMRP